The following proteins are co-located in the Halalkalicoccus subterraneus genome:
- a CDS encoding winged helix-turn-helix transcriptional regulator, which translates to MVRLNDVDQEILREIEDNGRATPGLLQDVVGVSRTYMSQRITRLEEHNYIEEIAPNLYDITDIGEERINQI; encoded by the coding sequence ATGGTTCGGCTAAATGATGTCGATCAAGAGATACTACGTGAAATAGAGGACAATGGAAGGGCTACACCGGGACTTTTACAGGATGTAGTAGGTGTATCACGAACGTATATGTCTCAGCGAATCACTCGTCTGGAAGAACATAACTATATAGAAGAAATCGCCCCAAATTTATATGATATAACAGATATAGGCGAGGAACGCATTAATCAAATATAG
- a CDS encoding hydantoinase/oxoprolinase family protein has protein sequence MSVNNTRVAVDIGGTFTDLVAVHDGSLSLEKASTTPANYADGVVDALSMSDLSLPDIEQFVHGTTVVINAITERDGEPCALIMTDGFRDVLDITRANRPDMFNFRYEKPEPFVPRRDRFEVRERVDQAGSVLSTLKPDDVREAVDEIRDRGIETIAVAYLNAYANPEHERRTREIIAEEFPDAYVTLSHELTEEYREYERTNTAVLNSYVQPIADNYLTVLESHLDEHGVDGNRYVMKSNAGTSSFDQARQSPIEMIESGPVGGVFGAARVGERVGEPDVISFDMGGTTAKTSLVEDGEVDINTEYWLESSAREEGYPVQIPVVDIVEIGAGGGSIAWIDKGDSINVGPRSAGADPGPACYGRGGSEPTVTDANLVTGRLNPEYFLGGEMKLEVDQAESALESVADTFGTSVREAAHGILRVVNSNMAHALKQVSLRRGYDPRQFALVASGGAGGLHAATLGRELGVKETIVPRAPGQFSAWGMLLTDLRRDYVRTFVRPFEASAAGTVDDAFATMADRAREAFAAEGVLADEITIERSVDLRYDGQEHTVQTPIQAERARLTADAIEETIERFHRLHKQAYNFRLEDPVEMVNLRLTATADVPKPTIDVLDRGGQPSDARRDVRLVDFGAEGSHETRIYDRSSLPTESSFDGPAIAEEPACTTLIHPNQTCRIDEYGNLRISQQ, from the coding sequence GTGAGTGTTAATAACACACGTGTCGCGGTCGACATCGGGGGAACGTTTACCGACCTGGTCGCCGTCCACGACGGATCGTTATCGCTCGAGAAGGCTTCGACGACGCCAGCGAACTACGCTGATGGTGTCGTCGATGCACTCTCGATGAGCGACCTATCGCTGCCTGACATCGAACAGTTCGTCCATGGCACGACCGTAGTGATCAACGCCATTACGGAGCGTGACGGTGAGCCCTGTGCGCTCATCATGACCGATGGATTTCGCGATGTCCTCGATATCACCCGGGCGAATAGACCGGACATGTTTAACTTTCGGTATGAAAAACCGGAGCCGTTCGTCCCTCGACGCGACCGTTTCGAAGTCCGAGAGCGTGTCGACCAGGCCGGGAGCGTCCTCTCGACCCTCAAACCGGACGACGTTCGCGAGGCCGTCGACGAGATCCGCGACCGAGGGATCGAGACGATTGCCGTCGCGTACCTCAACGCGTACGCGAATCCGGAACACGAACGTCGAACACGAGAGATCATCGCCGAAGAATTTCCGGACGCCTACGTCACGCTTTCTCATGAACTCACGGAGGAGTATCGGGAGTACGAACGCACCAACACTGCGGTGTTGAACTCCTACGTCCAGCCGATTGCCGATAACTATCTAACAGTCCTCGAGTCCCACCTCGACGAACACGGCGTCGACGGGAACCGGTACGTAATGAAGAGCAACGCCGGCACGAGCAGTTTCGATCAGGCCCGACAGAGCCCAATTGAGATGATCGAAAGCGGTCCAGTTGGGGGTGTCTTCGGTGCCGCTCGAGTTGGCGAGCGCGTTGGCGAGCCCGACGTGATCAGCTTCGACATGGGCGGGACTACCGCGAAGACGTCGCTCGTCGAGGACGGCGAAGTCGATATCAACACCGAATACTGGCTTGAGAGCTCCGCTCGCGAGGAGGGGTATCCGGTCCAGATTCCGGTGGTTGATATCGTCGAAATCGGTGCCGGCGGCGGCTCGATCGCGTGGATCGACAAGGGTGACTCGATTAACGTCGGTCCTAGGAGTGCAGGCGCGGATCCAGGGCCGGCCTGCTACGGTCGCGGCGGCTCCGAACCAACGGTCACAGACGCGAACCTCGTTACCGGGCGGCTCAATCCGGAGTACTTTCTTGGTGGCGAGATGAAACTCGAGGTCGATCAGGCCGAGTCAGCCCTCGAGTCCGTCGCCGACACCTTCGGGACGAGCGTCCGCGAGGCTGCCCACGGCATTCTCCGGGTCGTCAACTCGAACATGGCACACGCCCTGAAGCAGGTGAGCCTCCGACGCGGGTACGACCCCCGTCAGTTCGCTCTCGTCGCCAGCGGCGGCGCGGGCGGGCTCCACGCGGCCACGCTCGGGCGTGAACTGGGCGTCAAAGAGACGATCGTCCCCCGTGCACCGGGCCAGTTCTCAGCGTGGGGCATGCTGTTGACGGATCTGCGTCGGGATTACGTCCGGACGTTCGTCCGGCCGTTCGAAGCCTCTGCGGCCGGAACGGTCGACGACGCCTTCGCGACAATGGCCGATCGTGCCCGCGAGGCGTTCGCCGCGGAAGGCGTCTTGGCCGACGAGATCACCATCGAACGTAGCGTCGACCTCCGGTACGACGGCCAGGAACACACGGTACAGACGCCGATCCAGGCCGAGCGCGCACGGCTCACCGCCGACGCGATCGAGGAAACGATCGAGCGGTTCCACCGGCTTCACAAGCAGGCGTACAACTTCCGACTCGAGGATCCCGTCGAGATGGTGAACCTCCGGCTCACTGCGACGGCGGACGTGCCGAAACCGACCATCGATGTCCTCGATCGTGGTGGACAGCCGTCGGACGCACGGAGAGACGTTCGGCTTGTCGACTTCGGCGCGGAAGGGAGCCACGAGACGCGGATCTACGACCGATCGTCGCTGCCGACCGAGTCGAGCTTCGACGGGCCGGCGATTGCCGAGGAACCGGCGTGTACGACGCTCATCCACCCGAATCAGACGTGTCGCATCGACGAGTACGGAAACCTCCGAATCAGCCAGCAATGA
- a CDS encoding hydantoinase B/oxoprolinase family protein: MSDATTADEIDAATVEVVRNYLTSAATEMQRTLIRTAYNTIIYEILDFGISLYDRDRNLIADSPGLALFLGANDYALEKVVEHVGEENMNPGDVLLMNYPYWSSTHTLDVGVFAPIFREGPEVPREENELIGYAATRAHWLDLGAKDEGYVLDSTDVHQEGMIFPGTKVYKRGNPDEEILDLIRFNSRLPDKVLGDLNAQIAAIRTGKQRLQELHGKYGGETVDTCIERIQSHGERTARDAVRELPDGTWSAVDYADGTTGDLIRIEVEVTIDGEEFHVDFSGSSDQVDEPLNIPRGMTETVCKLCFKSITTPEETSNAGQYAPLSVHAPEGNLFNASYPAPTFTIWTGIVSVDVVFKALAKAMPDRIPASSGGDLNDVMLFGEDPETGRQFVEANNDAVGWGATDEHDGANSVMHITETMVQNIPVEVFENKAPISFDELSLRQDSGGAGEQRGGLGLRRDYHVEHPVGALSIIQKTRKPGWGIDGGESGAKNGIVLDLDDDADDRIQVLVDNTDIYDDDELWVGMFRGTFHEGEVISNRTGGGGGYGDPHDRNLEAVLEDVIDGYVSRESAREDYGVAITDDGELDREETERLRSE, encoded by the coding sequence ATGAGCGACGCGACCACTGCTGACGAGATCGACGCCGCCACGGTCGAAGTGGTGCGCAACTATCTCACGTCCGCCGCGACGGAGATGCAACGGACGCTGATCAGGACGGCGTACAACACGATCATCTATGAGATTCTGGACTTCGGGATCTCGCTGTACGATCGAGACCGCAACCTGATCGCGGACTCGCCCGGACTCGCGCTGTTTCTCGGCGCGAACGACTACGCATTAGAGAAGGTTGTTGAGCACGTCGGCGAAGAAAACATGAACCCGGGCGATGTGCTCCTAATGAACTACCCTTACTGGAGCTCGACGCACACGCTTGACGTGGGCGTGTTCGCGCCGATCTTCCGCGAGGGCCCGGAGGTACCACGAGAAGAGAACGAACTCATCGGCTACGCGGCCACACGAGCGCACTGGCTAGACCTCGGTGCGAAAGACGAAGGGTACGTCCTCGACTCGACTGACGTTCACCAGGAAGGCATGATATTCCCGGGGACGAAAGTGTACAAAAGGGGCAACCCCGACGAGGAGATTCTGGATCTGATCCGGTTTAATTCCCGTCTTCCAGACAAGGTTCTGGGCGACCTCAACGCCCAAATCGCCGCGATCCGAACCGGCAAACAGCGGCTGCAGGAACTCCACGGAAAGTACGGCGGCGAGACCGTCGACACCTGTATCGAGCGCATCCAGAGCCATGGCGAGCGAACCGCCCGTGATGCCGTACGAGAACTGCCGGACGGGACGTGGTCTGCGGTCGACTACGCCGATGGGACGACGGGCGATCTCATCCGAATCGAAGTCGAGGTGACCATCGACGGCGAGGAGTTTCACGTCGACTTCTCCGGTTCGTCCGACCAGGTCGACGAGCCGCTGAATATTCCTCGGGGAATGACCGAAACCGTCTGCAAGCTCTGTTTCAAATCGATCACAACGCCCGAAGAGACCTCGAACGCCGGCCAATACGCGCCGCTGTCGGTTCACGCACCGGAGGGTAACCTCTTCAATGCGAGCTATCCCGCGCCGACGTTTACGATCTGGACCGGTATCGTTAGCGTCGACGTCGTCTTCAAGGCGCTGGCGAAGGCAATGCCCGACCGGATCCCCGCTAGCTCCGGTGGCGATCTAAACGACGTCATGCTGTTCGGCGAGGATCCTGAAACGGGCCGACAGTTCGTCGAGGCCAACAACGACGCCGTCGGCTGGGGTGCAACGGACGAACACGACGGGGCGAACTCGGTGATGCACATCACCGAGACGATGGTGCAGAACATCCCCGTCGAAGTGTTCGAAAACAAAGCACCGATCTCGTTCGACGAACTCTCCTTGCGCCAAGACTCCGGCGGTGCCGGCGAACAGCGAGGCGGGCTGGGACTTCGACGCGACTACCACGTCGAGCATCCGGTCGGTGCGCTCTCGATCATCCAGAAGACGCGCAAACCCGGGTGGGGAATCGATGGAGGCGAATCCGGAGCGAAAAACGGCATCGTCCTCGACCTCGACGACGACGCTGATGACCGTATCCAGGTCCTCGTCGACAACACTGATATTTACGATGACGACGAGCTATGGGTTGGGATGTTCCGCGGAACGTTCCACGAGGGCGAGGTCATCTCCAACCGCACCGGTGGAGGCGGCGGCTACGGCGATCCACACGACCGAAATCTCGAGGCTGTCCTCGAGGACGTGATCGACGGCTACGTCTCACGGGAGTCGGCCCGTGAGGACTACGGCGTCGCGATCACCGATGACGGCGAGCTCGACCGCGAAGAAACCGAACGGCTCAGGTCGGAGTGA
- a CDS encoding cupin domain-containing protein, which translates to MSDVTVHRLEEIWNESRDDPFALFESDDPNAEVGSYVIESDERVPETGTTSHAGDEISVILSGEIDLVAEGERTTVGPESVTIIPSGIEHYSENTTDEPVRLVYVVLGDL; encoded by the coding sequence ATGAGCGACGTTACCGTTCACCGACTTGAGGAGATCTGGAACGAAAGCCGCGACGACCCGTTCGCGCTGTTCGAGAGTGATGATCCGAACGCGGAGGTCGGTAGTTACGTCATCGAATCGGACGAGCGCGTTCCGGAGACCGGGACAACAAGCCACGCCGGAGACGAAATCTCGGTTATCCTGTCGGGCGAGATTGATCTCGTCGCGGAAGGAGAACGCACCACCGTCGGTCCGGAATCAGTGACTATCATTCCATCGGGGATCGAGCACTATAGCGAGAATACGACCGATGAACCGGTTCGACTCGTCTACGTAGTCCTTGGCGATCTCTGA
- a CDS encoding M24 family metallopeptidase, whose product MIDETVIQTRLKRAREALNDTGADAIVCFPSSNMYYLSGFDDEPMERHLFLFVTPETALFVAPEMYDAQIKDESPITDVRTWGDIEDPTALLETVGDELGLEGGHLLVDDRMWALFTQDLQATFPEASFGIASKVLENLRVRKDEAELDRLREAARLSDTVSKEIRALGAGAIGMTERELAAEIGDRLASAGGEGVSFETVVGSGPNGARPHHRHGERTIESGDPVVLDFGTWFEGYPGDQTRTVVFDGEPSAKLREVHEAVLEAHNAGVEAVEPGVEAREIDRAARTVLEDRGYGDAFIHRTGHGVGLDVHEPPYITSENGRKLEPGMVCSVEPGVYLEGEFGVRIEDLVVVTEDGYERLNDSPRTWRPLDE is encoded by the coding sequence ATGATCGACGAAACCGTTATTCAAACCCGACTCAAGCGGGCCCGCGAGGCGCTGAACGACACAGGAGCCGACGCCATCGTCTGCTTCCCGAGTTCGAACATGTACTACCTCTCGGGGTTCGACGACGAGCCGATGGAACGTCATTTGTTCCTGTTCGTCACGCCCGAGACGGCGTTATTCGTCGCGCCCGAAATGTACGACGCACAGATCAAAGACGAATCGCCCATTACGGATGTCCGTACGTGGGGCGACATCGAAGACCCGACAGCGCTCCTCGAGACGGTCGGCGACGAACTCGGGCTCGAAGGCGGCCACCTGCTGGTCGACGACCGTATGTGGGCTCTGTTTACCCAGGATCTCCAGGCAACGTTCCCCGAGGCTTCGTTCGGCATTGCAAGCAAGGTGCTCGAGAACCTTCGGGTTCGGAAAGACGAGGCTGAACTCGATCGACTCCGTGAAGCGGCACGACTTTCAGACACGGTCAGCAAGGAGATTCGCGCGCTTGGTGCAGGTGCGATCGGAATGACCGAACGCGAGCTCGCGGCCGAGATCGGGGATCGACTCGCCTCGGCCGGCGGCGAGGGCGTTTCCTTCGAGACCGTCGTCGGCTCTGGCCCGAACGGAGCCCGACCACACCACCGCCACGGCGAGCGCACGATCGAGTCGGGCGACCCCGTCGTCCTCGATTTTGGCACTTGGTTCGAAGGCTACCCCGGCGACCAGACCCGCACCGTCGTGTTCGACGGCGAGCCGTCCGCGAAGCTTCGCGAGGTTCACGAGGCCGTCCTTGAGGCCCACAACGCCGGTGTCGAAGCCGTCGAACCGGGTGTGGAAGCCCGCGAGATCGACCGCGCCGCCCGTACGGTGCTCGAGGATCGAGGTTACGGCGATGCGTTCATCCACCGAACGGGCCATGGGGTCGGACTCGATGTCCACGAGCCACCGTACATCACAAGCGAGAATGGTCGCAAACTCGAGCCGGGAATGGTCTGTAGCGTCGAACCCGGCGTCTACCTTGAGGGCGAGTTCGGCGTCCGTATCGAGGATCTGGTCGTTGTCACCGAAGACGGCTATGAGCGGCTGAACGACTCACCACGGACCTGGCGACCGCTCGACGAGTAG
- a CDS encoding hydantoinase/oxoprolinase family protein produces MTERLAVDIGGTFVDAITFDRSTRDVTVEKASTTPDEPESGVLSSIEKVGTTLEDTEAFVHGTTLGLNAVLEREGAATGIITNEGFKDVYEIGRTNVERESMYDIRYQKPESIVARRRRVGVPGRLNANGKEVEPLDDDAIRDAAAQLIEDQDVDGIAVCFLHSYRNPAHEREAARIVREAYPDVSVSISSDITREYREYERTSTAVMDAYIKPIFETYIDSLDSELTDEGFNAPFFVTRSGGGTLTADSATDAPVHTILSGPAGGLIGASNVGRETGRDDLITVDMGGTSLDACVIEDGTPAVKYDSRLEHQPLMIPVYDIRTIGAGGGSIAWLDGELLKVGPQSAGADPGPVAYGHGGTEPTVTDAAVALGYIDPDDFLGGDMELDADGAKAAIDKTLAEPLDSSVTDVSRGVFDVTLANTVGAIREITIEKGLDPREFSMMAFGGAGPMFVPLLAREMGVEEVVVPRAPSVFSALGMLMADVVYDFARTNIEALIDLELSDLETTFDELDTEALETLTDEGFEEDEVDLEHTLEMRYLGQEHTVEVDANGIETIDEVSDRFEDKHEDRYGHAMDDPPEVVHQRVRAIGRNDKPPLEREEPVDGTPEPIGSREAYCFAADERTAFDVYDRSDLRSGISVDGPAVVREPTTTIVFHSDQAATVDEYGQLVISGGDAQ; encoded by the coding sequence GTGACAGAAAGACTTGCAGTTGATATCGGTGGCACGTTCGTCGACGCAATCACATTCGATCGATCAACCCGTGACGTCACGGTCGAGAAAGCATCGACGACCCCAGACGAACCCGAATCCGGCGTTCTCTCCTCGATCGAAAAGGTCGGCACGACCCTCGAGGATACCGAGGCGTTCGTCCACGGGACGACGTTGGGGCTCAACGCCGTCCTCGAACGCGAAGGAGCCGCGACCGGCATCATCACGAACGAGGGGTTCAAAGACGTCTACGAGATCGGCCGGACAAACGTCGAGCGGGAATCGATGTACGATATCCGGTACCAGAAGCCGGAGTCGATCGTCGCCCGACGGCGACGCGTCGGCGTCCCCGGACGGTTAAACGCCAACGGCAAGGAAGTCGAGCCGCTCGACGACGACGCTATCAGGGATGCCGCGGCACAGCTCATCGAGGACCAAGATGTCGACGGGATCGCCGTCTGTTTCCTCCACTCCTACCGGAACCCCGCTCACGAACGAGAAGCCGCGCGGATCGTCCGCGAGGCCTATCCCGACGTTAGCGTCTCCATCTCGAGCGACATCACTCGGGAGTACCGCGAGTACGAGCGGACGAGCACGGCCGTGATGGACGCGTATATCAAACCCATCTTTGAGACATACATCGATAGCCTCGATTCGGAACTGACCGACGAGGGATTCAACGCACCGTTTTTCGTCACCCGGTCCGGCGGCGGTACACTCACTGCCGACAGCGCGACCGATGCACCAGTCCACACCATCCTCTCGGGACCTGCCGGCGGCCTCATCGGGGCGTCTAACGTCGGCCGCGAAACCGGCCGGGACGATCTCATCACTGTCGACATGGGCGGGACCAGCCTCGACGCCTGCGTCATCGAAGACGGCACGCCTGCCGTCAAGTACGACTCCCGACTCGAACACCAGCCACTGATGATCCCGGTCTACGACATCCGGACAATCGGTGCCGGCGGCGGCTCGATTGCGTGGCTCGACGGCGAACTCCTCAAGGTCGGGCCACAGAGCGCGGGTGCGGACCCGGGACCCGTTGCGTACGGGCACGGCGGCACCGAGCCGACGGTCACTGACGCAGCCGTCGCACTGGGCTACATCGATCCCGACGACTTCCTCGGCGGCGATATGGAGCTCGACGCCGACGGCGCGAAAGCGGCGATCGACAAGACGCTCGCCGAACCGCTCGATTCGAGCGTGACAGATGTCTCTCGCGGCGTCTTCGACGTGACGCTCGCGAACACCGTGGGCGCGATCCGAGAGATCACTATCGAGAAGGGACTCGACCCACGGGAGTTCTCGATGATGGCCTTCGGCGGTGCAGGACCCATGTTCGTGCCGCTTTTAGCCCGCGAGATGGGCGTCGAAGAAGTCGTCGTCCCTAGAGCCCCCTCGGTCTTCTCGGCACTTGGAATGCTTATGGCCGACGTCGTCTACGACTTCGCGCGAACGAACATCGAAGCCCTGATTGACCTCGAACTCTCGGATCTGGAGACGACGTTCGACGAACTAGACACCGAGGCGCTCGAGACCCTCACCGACGAGGGGTTCGAGGAGGACGAAGTCGATCTCGAGCACACCCTTGAGATGCGCTATCTCGGGCAGGAACACACCGTTGAAGTGGATGCCAACGGCATTGAGACAATCGACGAGGTCAGCGATCGCTTCGAGGACAAACACGAGGATCGGTACGGCCACGCGATGGACGATCCACCGGAGGTCGTCCACCAACGGGTCCGCGCCATCGGCCGCAACGATAAACCTCCGCTCGAGCGCGAGGAGCCGGTCGACGGGACGCCCGAGCCGATCGGGAGCCGGGAGGCGTACTGTTTTGCGGCCGACGAACGGACCGCGTTCGACGTCTACGACCGCAGCGACCTGCGTTCAGGAATATCAGTCGACGGCCCAGCGGTCGTCCGGGAGCCAACCACAACCATCGTCTTCCACTCGGACCAGGCTGCAACCGTCGACGAGTACGGACAGCTCGTCATCAGCGGAGGTGACGCTCAATGA